A single window of Mycolicibacterium aurum DNA harbors:
- a CDS encoding long-chain-fatty-acid--CoA ligase, protein MFHSLADIVRGHGRDRPDAQALIVGDRTITYGELDARSSRVAQAFAHAGVRSGDRVAFVERNGAEFFDVTFGLAKLGAVGVPVNWRLAAPEMRHIIADSGASVVVVGQEFVGHLEAIEDELTAQIVVIGNHARWPAFDRWVDAHPAEDPGVVTGPDDLVLLMYTSGTTGLPKGVMLSNANYVCKTAGVEGPWKFDADAVSLAVMPLFHMAGSGWAFAGLWQGASTVVLRDADPAAILDAIARHRITNMLLVPAVIQFLLDAPGIATLDASSLRVIVYGASPISDDVLMRGMEWFGGIFAQVYGMTETAGSITQLDGADHVPHLLRSCGKPYPWVQIRIVTTGGQAAAPGTVGEVWTRSDQNMLGYWNNPDATAATLTPDGWLRTGDAGYVDAEGYLYLHDRLKDMIVSGGENVYPVEVENALMTHPEVADVAVIGVPDPRWGEAVKAVVVATRGATPTEAGLIAFARDRLAGFKLPKTVDFVDALPRNPSGKILKRTLREPYWEGTDRHIG, encoded by the coding sequence TTGTTCCACAGCCTCGCCGACATCGTTCGCGGCCATGGACGCGACCGTCCGGACGCGCAGGCCCTGATCGTCGGCGACCGCACCATCACCTACGGTGAGCTCGATGCCCGCTCCAGCCGAGTGGCCCAGGCGTTCGCCCACGCCGGCGTGCGATCCGGCGACAGGGTTGCGTTCGTGGAGCGAAATGGCGCCGAATTCTTCGACGTCACTTTCGGTTTGGCGAAACTGGGCGCCGTCGGGGTACCGGTGAACTGGCGCCTGGCCGCTCCGGAGATGCGCCACATCATCGCCGACTCCGGCGCGTCCGTCGTGGTGGTGGGCCAGGAGTTCGTCGGTCACCTCGAAGCCATCGAAGACGAGCTCACCGCACAGATCGTGGTCATCGGAAACCACGCTCGCTGGCCGGCATTCGACCGCTGGGTGGACGCCCACCCCGCCGAGGATCCCGGCGTGGTGACCGGACCCGACGACCTGGTGCTTCTGATGTACACGTCCGGCACCACCGGGCTACCCAAGGGCGTCATGCTGAGCAACGCCAACTACGTCTGCAAGACCGCCGGTGTCGAGGGGCCGTGGAAGTTCGACGCCGACGCCGTCAGCCTGGCGGTCATGCCGCTGTTCCACATGGCCGGCTCCGGGTGGGCGTTCGCGGGCCTGTGGCAGGGCGCGAGCACCGTCGTTCTCCGCGACGCCGACCCCGCCGCGATCCTCGACGCCATCGCCCGCCACCGCATCACCAACATGCTGCTGGTGCCCGCGGTCATCCAATTCCTGCTCGACGCACCGGGAATCGCGACCCTCGACGCGTCGTCGCTGCGGGTGATCGTCTACGGAGCGTCCCCGATCAGCGACGACGTGCTGATGCGCGGCATGGAGTGGTTCGGCGGAATCTTCGCGCAGGTGTACGGCATGACGGAGACCGCCGGCTCGATCACCCAACTCGACGGCGCCGACCATGTGCCGCACCTGCTGCGCTCCTGCGGCAAGCCCTACCCGTGGGTGCAGATCCGCATCGTGACCACCGGGGGGCAGGCCGCAGCGCCGGGCACCGTCGGCGAGGTGTGGACCCGGTCGGACCAGAACATGCTCGGCTACTGGAACAACCCCGACGCGACGGCCGCCACGCTGACCCCCGACGGGTGGCTCAGGACCGGCGACGCCGGCTACGTCGACGCCGAGGGCTATCTGTACCTGCACGACCGGCTCAAGGACATGATCGTCTCCGGCGGCGAGAACGTGTACCCGGTGGAGGTGGAGAACGCACTGATGACCCACCCCGAGGTGGCCGACGTCGCCGTCATCGGGGTGCCCGATCCGCGGTGGGGTGAGGCGGTCAAGGCCGTCGTCGTCGCAACCCGCGGCGCCACCCCCACCGAAGCCGGGCTGATCGCGTTCGCCCGGGACCGGCTGGCCGGATTCAAGCTGCCCAAGACGGTCGACTTCGTCGACGCCCTGCCGCGCAACCCGAGCGGCAAGATCCTTAAACGCACACTGCGCGAACCGTACTGGGAAGGCACGGACCGTCACATCGGCTGA
- a CDS encoding SDR family oxidoreductase, producing MRPPLLPALLSRPTRETIDLEGKRVLLTGASSGIGEAAAEKLARRGATVVAVARRQDLLDDLVTRITDAGGDARAHVCDLADLDAVDELVATVDKELGGIDILVNNAGRSIRRPLEESLDRWHDVERTMTLNYYGPLRLIRGFAPGMLHRRDGHIINVSTWGVKTESPPLFGVYNASKAALSSVSRIIETEWAGRGVHSTTLYYPLVKTPMIAPTRAYDGLPGLSAEEAAGWIITAARHRPVSIAPRIAVTAHAVNSIAPAAVDTLMRRQRMQPKD from the coding sequence ATGCGTCCGCCGCTGCTTCCCGCGCTGCTGAGCCGACCGACCCGCGAGACGATCGACCTCGAGGGAAAGCGCGTCCTGCTGACCGGGGCGTCGTCGGGCATCGGGGAGGCCGCCGCGGAGAAGCTGGCCCGGCGCGGCGCCACGGTGGTGGCGGTGGCACGGCGCCAGGACCTGCTCGACGACCTCGTCACCCGCATCACCGACGCCGGCGGGGACGCCCGGGCGCACGTCTGCGATCTGGCCGACCTCGACGCCGTCGACGAGCTGGTGGCCACCGTCGACAAGGAACTCGGCGGCATCGACATCCTGGTCAACAACGCGGGGCGCTCGATCCGGCGGCCGCTGGAAGAGTCGCTGGACCGCTGGCATGACGTCGAGCGCACGATGACGCTCAACTACTACGGGCCGCTGCGGCTGATCCGCGGGTTCGCCCCCGGAATGCTCCACCGCCGGGACGGGCACATCATCAACGTGTCCACCTGGGGTGTGAAGACCGAATCTCCACCGCTGTTCGGTGTGTACAACGCCTCGAAGGCCGCGCTGTCCTCGGTCAGCCGCATCATCGAAACCGAATGGGCCGGCCGCGGCGTGCACTCCACCACGCTCTACTACCCGCTGGTGAAGACGCCGATGATCGCGCCGACCCGCGCCTACGACGGCCTGCCCGGGCTCTCGGCGGAGGAGGCCGCAGGCTGGATCATCACCGCCGCACGCCACCGCCCGGTCAGCATCGCACCCCGCATCGCCGTCACCGCGCACGCCGTCAACAGCATCGCCCCGGCCGCCGTGGACACCCTGATGCGGCGCCAGCGCATGCAGCCCAAGGACTGA
- a CDS encoding 1,4-dihydroxy-2-naphthoyl-CoA synthase has product MSTPFDASLWEPVAGFDDLTDITYHRHVADGTRKPTVRIAFDRPEVRNAFRPHTVDELYRALDHARMSSDVGVVLLTGNGPSPKDGGWAFCSGGDQRIRGRSGYQYASGETADTVDPAQAGRLHILEVQRLIRFMPKPVICLVNGWAAGGGHSLHVVCDLTLASREHARFKQTDADVGSFDAGYGSAYLASQTGQKFAREIFFLGRPYTAEQMHAMGAVNEVVDHADLENVALQWASEINGKSPQAIRMLKYAFNLPEDGLVGQQLFAGEATRLAYMTDEAVEGRDAFLEKRDPDWSPFPRYF; this is encoded by the coding sequence GTGAGCACTCCGTTCGACGCCAGCCTCTGGGAGCCGGTGGCCGGCTTCGACGACCTGACCGACATCACCTATCACCGTCACGTGGCCGATGGGACGCGCAAGCCGACCGTGCGGATCGCGTTCGACCGGCCCGAGGTGCGCAATGCGTTCCGGCCGCACACCGTCGACGAGCTCTACCGCGCCCTCGACCACGCACGGATGTCCTCGGACGTCGGCGTCGTGCTGCTGACCGGCAACGGGCCGTCACCCAAGGACGGCGGCTGGGCGTTCTGCTCCGGCGGCGACCAGCGCATCCGCGGACGCAGCGGCTACCAGTACGCGTCCGGCGAGACCGCCGACACCGTCGACCCGGCGCAGGCGGGCCGGCTGCACATCCTCGAGGTGCAGCGGCTGATCCGGTTCATGCCCAAGCCGGTGATCTGCCTGGTGAACGGCTGGGCGGCCGGGGGCGGGCACTCGCTGCACGTGGTGTGCGACCTGACGCTGGCCTCGCGTGAGCACGCTCGGTTCAAGCAGACCGATGCCGACGTGGGTTCGTTCGACGCCGGCTACGGCTCGGCGTATCTGGCCAGCCAGACGGGGCAGAAGTTCGCCCGCGAGATCTTCTTCCTGGGCCGCCCTTACACCGCCGAGCAGATGCACGCGATGGGCGCGGTCAACGAGGTGGTGGACCATGCCGACTTGGAAAATGTTGCGCTGCAATGGGCTTCGGAGATCAACGGAAAGTCGCCGCAGGCCATCCGGATGCTGAAGTACGCGTTCAACCTGCCCGAGGACGGGTTGGTGGGCCAGCAGCTGTTCGCCGGGGAGGCCACGCGGCTGGCCTACATGACCGACGAGGCCGTCGAGGGCCGGGACGCGTTCCTGGAGAAGCGGGACCCGGACTGGTCGCCCTTCCCCCGCTACTTCTGA
- a CDS encoding nitroreductase family deazaflavin-dependent oxidoreductase gives MPNPKPPRWLKPMNKVLMAAMRTGLMKDGPMVLTVTGRKSGQPRSTPITPFEVDGRRYVVGGFPGADWVRNAQANPDAVIVRGKVREPVRMVELPPEQARPLLRQFPVLVPTGVSFMKNAGLVTGPNPDEFEALAGRCSVFRFDTV, from the coding sequence ATGCCCAACCCGAAGCCGCCGCGGTGGCTCAAGCCGATGAACAAGGTCCTGATGGCCGCGATGAGAACCGGGCTGATGAAGGACGGGCCGATGGTCCTGACGGTCACGGGCCGCAAGTCGGGGCAGCCCCGGTCGACCCCGATCACGCCGTTCGAGGTGGACGGGCGGCGCTACGTCGTCGGCGGCTTCCCCGGGGCCGACTGGGTGCGCAACGCCCAGGCCAACCCCGACGCGGTGATCGTGCGCGGCAAGGTGCGCGAGCCGGTGCGCATGGTGGAGTTGCCGCCCGAGCAGGCCCGCCCGCTGCTTAGGCAGTTCCCGGTGCTGGTGCCCACCGGCGTCAGCTTCATGAAGAACGCCGGGTTGGTGACCGGGCCCAACCCCGACGAGTTCGAGGCACTGGCCGGACGCTGCTCGGTGTTCCGCTTCGATACTGTCTGA
- a CDS encoding HAD family hydrolase, protein MSDLDAVLFDFSGTLFRLEGDESWFAGMELDTDDDREVDAHVQAELMRRLTAPTGTSVTMTPEALDAWVNRDLAPHLHREAYMHVLGQSGLARHHAESLYAHAIDPGSWTPYPDTAPVLDGLRRRGIKTAVVSNIAFDLRPAFTGVGDVDEFVLSFEVGAVKPNPAIFQAALDRLGVSAERALMVGDSDEADGGARALGCAFALVDPLPTTQRPDGLISALRTNGL, encoded by the coding sequence ATGAGTGACCTCGACGCGGTGTTGTTCGACTTCTCCGGCACGCTGTTCCGACTTGAGGGCGACGAGAGCTGGTTCGCCGGCATGGAGCTCGACACCGACGACGACCGCGAAGTCGACGCCCACGTGCAGGCGGAGTTGATGCGACGGCTGACCGCGCCGACCGGCACCTCGGTGACGATGACGCCCGAAGCGCTGGACGCCTGGGTGAACCGCGACCTGGCGCCCCACCTGCACCGCGAGGCCTACATGCATGTGCTCGGGCAGTCGGGACTGGCCCGCCATCACGCGGAGTCGCTGTACGCCCACGCGATCGATCCCGGCTCCTGGACGCCCTATCCCGACACCGCGCCGGTGCTCGACGGGTTGCGGCGGCGCGGCATCAAGACCGCGGTGGTGTCCAATATCGCCTTCGACCTGCGGCCGGCATTCACAGGCGTGGGCGACGTCGACGAATTCGTGCTGTCGTTCGAGGTGGGCGCCGTCAAGCCCAATCCGGCGATCTTCCAGGCGGCGCTGGACCGGCTCGGAGTCTCCGCAGAGCGTGCCCTGATGGTCGGTGACAGCGACGAGGCCGACGGTGGCGCCCGTGCTCTCGGCTGCGCGTTCGCACTCGTCGACCCGCTGCCGACGACCCAGCGCCCCGACGGGCTGATCTCCGCCCTTCGCACCAACGGTCTGTGA
- a CDS encoding glycosyltransferase: MSDTARAVVVVPAHNEMEDLPDCLRALTTAALALSVPVTTVVVLDSCDDGSKILAGQFGPDVHFVEVEAGNVGAARAAGFDYARTLCGDDQTSRVWFATTDADSVVDADWLVRMVDANADMVLGVVRVPTWRNFSPEVARRYLRGYRSGGTGHRHIHGANMGFRADAYWHVGGFRALRTGEDVELVKRFEAAGLSICRDRNLSVVTSDRKDGRAPGGFAQHLRNLSRSGRKSDAGAA; the protein is encoded by the coding sequence ATGAGTGACACGGCTCGTGCCGTCGTGGTGGTGCCCGCCCACAACGAGATGGAGGACCTCCCCGACTGCCTGCGGGCGCTGACGACGGCCGCGCTGGCCCTCTCCGTCCCGGTCACCACGGTCGTCGTCCTCGATTCCTGTGACGACGGCAGCAAGATCCTGGCCGGACAGTTCGGGCCCGACGTGCATTTCGTCGAGGTCGAGGCGGGCAATGTCGGCGCTGCTCGCGCCGCCGGGTTCGACTACGCGCGCACGCTGTGCGGCGACGACCAGACGTCCCGGGTCTGGTTCGCCACGACCGACGCCGACAGCGTGGTCGACGCCGACTGGCTGGTGCGCATGGTGGACGCGAACGCCGACATGGTGCTCGGCGTCGTGCGCGTGCCGACGTGGCGCAACTTCTCGCCCGAGGTCGCCCGCCGCTACCTGCGCGGCTACCGGTCCGGCGGCACCGGCCACCGCCACATCCACGGAGCCAACATGGGGTTCCGCGCCGACGCGTACTGGCACGTCGGCGGCTTCCGCGCGCTGCGCACCGGTGAGGACGTCGAACTCGTGAAGCGGTTCGAGGCGGCGGGGCTGTCGATATGCCGGGACCGGAACCTGTCGGTGGTGACGTCGGACCGCAAGGACGGGCGGGCACCCGGTGGCTTCGCCCAGCACTTGCGCAATCTCTCCCGTTCGGGGCGCAAGAGCGACGCCGGTGCCGCGTGA
- a CDS encoding acyl-CoA dehydrogenase — protein sequence MSGVVKRWLAAGTLDLPFPGQGQTAQRWRRLAELTEADVTAGRLAEAHVDAAAILAELGGPAPTAGQWWGVWAAESRDAVLKAGDDTGRILLDGTKVWCSGAGLCSHALVTARLPSGERGLYAVDLGEHGVRALPSRWRSAGMAESDTRSVQFTATPAVAVGAPGQYLTRPGFWHGAVGVAACWLGGARAVAAALYEHVKTAKGDAHACAHLGAVDAALAAAEAVLTTVAAEVDADPHNLTGRAELLARRSRAAAETAVDETLTRTARALGPGPLTANAAHARRVADLSIYVRQSHAERDLERLGVLAAGAS from the coding sequence GTGAGTGGGGTGGTCAAGCGGTGGCTCGCGGCGGGGACGCTCGACCTGCCGTTTCCCGGTCAGGGCCAGACTGCGCAGCGCTGGCGCCGGCTCGCCGAACTCACCGAAGCCGACGTGACGGCCGGGCGGCTCGCCGAAGCTCACGTCGATGCCGCAGCCATCCTGGCCGAACTCGGTGGGCCTGCGCCGACGGCCGGTCAATGGTGGGGTGTGTGGGCCGCGGAGTCCCGCGATGCGGTCCTCAAGGCCGGTGACGACACCGGACGGATCCTGCTCGACGGGACGAAGGTGTGGTGCTCGGGGGCGGGGTTGTGCTCGCACGCACTGGTCACCGCCCGGCTGCCGTCAGGGGAGCGGGGACTGTACGCGGTCGATCTGGGCGAGCACGGTGTGCGCGCACTGCCCAGCCGGTGGCGCAGCGCCGGGATGGCCGAATCCGACACGCGCTCTGTGCAATTCACCGCAACACCGGCTGTCGCGGTCGGTGCTCCCGGTCAGTATCTGACCCGGCCCGGGTTCTGGCACGGCGCCGTCGGAGTGGCGGCATGCTGGCTCGGGGGCGCCCGTGCCGTAGCAGCGGCGCTCTACGAACACGTGAAGACGGCGAAGGGCGACGCCCACGCGTGCGCGCACCTCGGGGCCGTCGATGCGGCGTTGGCTGCGGCCGAGGCCGTTCTGACCACGGTGGCCGCCGAGGTGGACGCCGACCCGCACAACCTCACCGGCCGCGCCGAACTGCTGGCACGGCGCTCCCGCGCGGCGGCAGAGACCGCGGTCGACGAAACGCTCACCCGCACCGCCCGCGCGCTCGGCCCCGGACCGCTGACAGCGAACGCGGCGCACGCGCGGCGGGTGGCCGACCTGTCGATCTACGTGCGACAGAGCCACGCCGAACGTGATCTGGAACGCCTCGGTGTGCTTGCGGCGGGTGCGTCGTGA
- a CDS encoding PIG-L deacetylase family protein → MTASHTGNTERMAARPLSGGGTAQQVWAGAGLRLPTLDMRGCPEIVVVGAHPDDETLGFGAAATLLAESGKRVQIVSASDGGAAYPNSSLLQRFRLERTRRAELHCAAGVLGLPAPICLGMPDGEIARYEQRLADLLIEILATKPPGTWLAATWRGDGHPDHEAVGRAAAQAAECTGAVLVEYPVWMWHWAVPDDSAVPWNRAFAVPAAPFAVTRKTLAVKSFQSQFVPPRAGEEPVLPAYILPRLLAVGEVVFR, encoded by the coding sequence GTGACCGCGTCGCACACCGGCAACACCGAGCGCATGGCCGCCCGGCCGCTGTCGGGTGGCGGCACGGCACAGCAGGTATGGGCCGGCGCGGGCCTGCGACTGCCCACCCTCGACATGCGTGGATGTCCCGAGATCGTGGTGGTCGGCGCGCACCCCGACGATGAGACGCTCGGGTTCGGCGCCGCGGCAACCCTGCTCGCCGAATCGGGGAAACGGGTGCAGATCGTCTCCGCCAGCGATGGTGGTGCCGCCTACCCGAATTCGTCACTGCTGCAGCGCTTCCGACTGGAGCGCACCCGCCGGGCGGAGCTACATTGCGCCGCCGGCGTGCTGGGACTGCCTGCGCCCATCTGCCTCGGGATGCCCGACGGTGAGATCGCCCGTTACGAGCAGCGGCTGGCTGATCTGCTCATCGAGATCCTGGCCACCAAACCGCCGGGGACATGGCTGGCGGCGACATGGCGCGGTGACGGTCACCCCGATCACGAGGCCGTCGGCAGGGCGGCGGCGCAGGCTGCCGAGTGCACCGGCGCGGTGCTGGTGGAGTACCCGGTGTGGATGTGGCACTGGGCGGTGCCCGACGACAGCGCGGTGCCGTGGAACCGGGCCTTCGCGGTGCCCGCGGCACCGTTCGCCGTCACGCGCAAAACCCTTGCGGTGAAGAGCTTTCAGAGTCAGTTCGTGCCGCCGAGGGCCGGGGAGGAGCCGGTGCTTCCGGCCTACATCCTGCCTCGGTTGCTGGCCGTCGGTGAGGTGGTGTTCCGCTGA
- a CDS encoding class I SAM-dependent DNA methyltransferase, with the protein MPDSFFEQMYDKAADPWDLEGRWYEQRKYAITTALLPFPRYRRAFEPGCSVGVLTEKLAGRCDHVTSTDISVAALDATHRRLSERGVRRQVTLLRGSIDQPWPAGHFDLVVLSEVCYYLQPATLRAVLDREVPRLAPGATVIAAHWRHDVDEYPMNGDRANDIIGATAGLYHVGGYRDPDVVIEVFDNDFGTSVAARTAVPGA; encoded by the coding sequence ATGCCCGACAGCTTCTTCGAGCAGATGTATGACAAGGCCGCCGATCCCTGGGATCTGGAGGGGCGGTGGTATGAGCAACGTAAGTACGCGATCACCACCGCGCTCCTGCCGTTTCCCCGCTATCGGCGCGCATTCGAACCCGGCTGCTCGGTCGGTGTGCTCACCGAGAAGCTGGCCGGCCGCTGCGATCATGTGACCAGCACCGACATCAGTGTCGCGGCGCTCGATGCCACCCACCGGCGGCTGTCGGAGCGCGGGGTGCGCCGACAGGTGACCCTGTTGCGGGGCTCCATCGACCAGCCTTGGCCCGCAGGACATTTCGATCTGGTGGTGCTCTCCGAGGTGTGCTACTACCTGCAGCCTGCAACCCTGCGCGCCGTGCTCGATCGCGAGGTGCCACGCCTTGCGCCCGGCGCGACGGTCATCGCCGCGCACTGGCGCCATGACGTCGACGAGTACCCGATGAACGGAGACCGTGCCAACGACATCATCGGGGCCACCGCGGGTCTGTACCACGTGGGCGGCTACCGGGACCCCGACGTGGTGATCGAGGTGTTCGACAACGACTTCGGGACCTCGGTCGCTGCGCGTACAGCGGTCCCAGGCGCCTAG
- a CDS encoding RNA polymerase sigma factor: MESAKIVATLTRAVGDVGLAEDLAQEALLAALTQWPGEGVPRNPGAWLTAIAKRKAIDHWRRQDNLDAKYAVLARDLESHVDDPWDPDRIDDDVLRLIFMAAHPSLSRENQIALTLRVVGGLTTDEIANAFLVPKATVAQRIVRAKKALAGVPFEVPGRADFPARLSSVLSVIYLVFNEGYSASSGPRWIRDELCSEALRLGRVLAALTPDEAEVHGLVALMEFQSSRLRARTDRDGAPILLEQQNRATWDRAQIQRGVASLQHASDLLQRSGTGWGNYTLQAALAECHAVAPTAADTDWARIVSLYDALLTLAPSPVVQLNRAIAVAMADPQNGPPDALAIVDRLQGLDGSYLIPSVRGELLSRLGRSAEAAAAFERAAELVDNEREREVLRNKAAQALGT, encoded by the coding sequence ATGGAGTCGGCAAAGATCGTCGCCACGCTGACCCGCGCCGTCGGCGATGTCGGGCTGGCCGAGGACCTGGCCCAGGAGGCACTGCTCGCCGCGCTCACGCAGTGGCCCGGCGAGGGCGTTCCGCGCAATCCGGGCGCGTGGCTGACCGCGATCGCCAAGCGTAAGGCCATCGATCACTGGCGCAGGCAGGACAACCTCGACGCCAAGTACGCCGTCCTGGCCCGGGACCTGGAGAGCCACGTCGACGATCCGTGGGACCCGGACCGCATCGACGACGACGTCCTACGACTGATCTTCATGGCGGCGCACCCGTCGTTGTCGCGCGAGAACCAGATCGCGCTGACGTTGCGGGTGGTCGGCGGGCTGACCACCGACGAGATCGCCAACGCCTTTCTGGTTCCAAAAGCGACAGTTGCGCAACGCATCGTGCGTGCCAAGAAGGCTTTGGCCGGTGTGCCGTTCGAGGTTCCGGGGCGTGCCGATTTCCCCGCCCGGCTGTCGTCGGTGCTCAGCGTCATCTACCTGGTGTTCAACGAGGGATATTCGGCCTCGTCGGGCCCGAGGTGGATCCGGGACGAATTGTGCAGCGAGGCACTGCGTCTGGGTCGGGTGCTGGCCGCGCTGACCCCCGACGAGGCAGAGGTGCACGGCCTGGTGGCGCTGATGGAGTTCCAGTCCTCACGGCTGCGGGCGCGCACCGACCGCGACGGCGCACCGATCCTGCTCGAACAACAGAACCGCGCCACCTGGGACCGTGCACAGATCCAGCGGGGTGTGGCGTCTCTGCAGCATGCGTCAGATCTGCTGCAGCGCAGCGGCACCGGATGGGGCAACTACACGTTGCAGGCGGCGCTTGCGGAATGCCATGCTGTCGCCCCGACCGCGGCGGACACCGACTGGGCCCGCATCGTGTCGCTCTATGACGCACTGCTGACCCTGGCGCCGTCACCCGTCGTGCAACTCAATCGTGCCATCGCTGTAGCGATGGCCGACCCCCAGAACGGGCCGCCGGATGCGCTGGCGATCGTCGACCGCCTTCAGGGCCTCGACGGTTCCTACCTGATCCCGAGCGTGCGTGGCGAATTGCTGTCCCGGCTGGGCCGCAGCGCCGAGGCGGCGGCGGCATTCGAGCGCGCGGCCGAACTAGTCGACAACGAACGCGAGCGCGAGGTATTGCGCAACAAGGCCGCTCAGGCCCTGGGGACGTAG
- a CDS encoding CynX/NimT family MFS transporter gives MDGLQGGEVSSDAAGDRVPTVAGGVLLAIAVVLTALNLRPAVTSVAPLLGDMRAELGVSATWAGLLTTLPALCFAAAGLAAPRLSARIGLGRTVSLAMVALTAGLALRVIDGPHTVIAATFVACAGIALINVLIPVVIKGSFPARVGLMTGIYTAALQGGGALGSAITPGLEEPLGGWRSALAAWAVAAMLALAFWIPASMRHRGTWAANVVPAHERRSLLRSRLAWTVTLFFGSQAFMAYIVMGWLPQVFIDNGVDKVNAGLLVGLTSLVGVPVALVISPLAARNRNQSGWIVGLGVVGFAGALGVMLAPAAQPVLWSVLIGVGMGAFSVALAVIALRARTAGDTAQLSGMAQGFGYLFAGTGPFLFGMLHDVSHGWTVPWLMFLAVYVVQIVAGAMAGRARYV, from the coding sequence ATCGACGGGCTCCAGGGCGGCGAGGTCTCCTCCGATGCCGCCGGGGACCGGGTGCCGACGGTGGCGGGCGGGGTCCTGCTCGCGATCGCCGTCGTCCTCACCGCACTCAACCTGCGTCCGGCCGTCACCAGCGTCGCACCGCTGCTCGGGGATATGCGTGCCGAACTCGGCGTCTCCGCCACCTGGGCCGGCCTGCTGACCACGCTGCCCGCGCTGTGTTTCGCGGCCGCCGGTCTCGCCGCGCCGCGGCTGTCGGCGCGAATCGGTCTGGGCCGCACCGTCTCGCTGGCCATGGTGGCCCTGACCGCGGGCCTCGCGCTGCGGGTGATCGACGGTCCCCACACCGTGATCGCCGCGACGTTCGTCGCCTGCGCGGGTATCGCGCTGATCAACGTGCTCATCCCCGTTGTCATCAAGGGCTCATTCCCTGCCCGGGTCGGCCTGATGACCGGTATCTACACCGCGGCGCTGCAGGGCGGCGGGGCGCTGGGCTCCGCGATCACACCCGGCCTCGAAGAACCGTTGGGCGGCTGGCGTTCCGCCCTGGCGGCGTGGGCCGTGGCGGCGATGCTGGCGCTGGCGTTCTGGATCCCGGCATCGATGCGCCACCGCGGCACGTGGGCGGCCAACGTGGTGCCCGCCCATGAGCGACGCTCGCTGCTGCGCAGCCGGCTCGCGTGGACCGTCACACTGTTCTTCGGCAGCCAGGCGTTCATGGCCTACATCGTGATGGGTTGGCTGCCTCAGGTGTTCATCGACAACGGGGTCGACAAAGTCAATGCCGGTCTCCTCGTCGGTTTGACGTCGCTCGTCGGGGTGCCTGTGGCGCTGGTGATCTCACCGCTGGCGGCGCGCAACCGCAACCAGAGCGGCTGGATCGTCGGCCTCGGCGTGGTGGGCTTCGCGGGCGCGCTGGGCGTGATGCTGGCACCCGCCGCCCAACCCGTCCTGTGGAGCGTACTCATCGGCGTCGGGATGGGCGCCTTCTCGGTGGCGCTGGCGGTGATCGCGCTGCGGGCCCGCACCGCCGGGGATACCGCGCAGTTGTCCGGCATGGCACAGGGATTCGGCTACCTGTTCGCAGGAACAGGGCCTTTTCTGTTCGGCATGCTCCACGACGTATCGCACGGCTGGACGGTGCCGTGGCTGATGTTCCTGGCGGTCTACGTCGTCCAGATCGTCGCGGGAGCGATGGCCGGGCGCGCCCGCTACGTCTGA
- a CDS encoding FadR/GntR family transcriptional regulator — translation MPLSTARRTGLVDQVIEQLRQAITAGEWPVGRRIPNEAVLVESLGVGRNTVREAVRALAHAGLLDVRQGDGTYVRATSEVSGALRRLYGAELRDVLQVRRALEVEGARLAATNATAEDVAGLRSLLARRDECLVADGTDEFARADADFHLAVVRASGNPTLTELYRGLIEAITASVATTHEKPLEIVDHEVLVRHIAAGDAVGAARTAGELIDGILTGIGSADGTP, via the coding sequence GTGCCGCTGAGCACCGCGCGTCGGACCGGGCTCGTCGACCAGGTCATCGAGCAACTCCGGCAGGCCATCACCGCGGGCGAGTGGCCCGTCGGGCGACGCATCCCCAACGAAGCGGTGCTCGTGGAGTCACTCGGCGTCGGCCGCAATACCGTCCGTGAGGCGGTCCGCGCGCTCGCGCACGCCGGTCTTCTCGACGTCCGGCAGGGCGACGGTACCTACGTGCGCGCCACCAGCGAGGTGTCGGGGGCGCTGCGCAGGCTGTACGGCGCAGAACTCCGGGATGTCCTGCAGGTACGCCGCGCCTTGGAGGTGGAGGGGGCGCGGCTGGCGGCGACGAACGCCACCGCCGAGGACGTGGCCGGACTCCGGTCCCTCTTGGCGCGCAGGGACGAATGCCTGGTCGCCGACGGCACCGACGAGTTCGCCCGCGCCGACGCCGACTTTCATCTTGCCGTCGTGCGGGCCTCCGGCAACCCCACGCTGACCGAGCTGTACCGCGGTTTGATCGAGGCCATCACCGCGAGCGTGGCCACCACCCACGAGAAGCCGCTGGAGATCGTGGACCACGAGGTGCTGGTCCGCCACATCGCCGCCGGCGACGCCGTAGGGGCGGCTCGCACCGCGGGTGAGCTGATCGACGGCATCCTGACGGGTATCGGCTCAGCCGACGGAACGCCCTGA